Sequence from the Nerophis ophidion isolate RoL-2023_Sa linkage group LG10, RoL_Noph_v1.0, whole genome shotgun sequence genome:
TGAAGATTGTCCGGGGGTCACATGACAGGAAGTGGAGTTAAGAAATGTGCTCTTGTCCTCCGTCGTCGAGGAGAAAAGTAAAAGTCCACAAACCAACTACTGCATCCTCAGGTCCTTTAGTATACCTGGACTGACATGTTTGTATCGGAGGGAGCGAAGACACTGAACACTGAATCCCAAGCCAAGGAAGCCATGTTGTTCGTTCAGGTGCGTCACGCTTTGTTGAAAGAAAAAAAGGGGTGGAAAGAAGGTTTGTGTTGTCCTGCTTGGTACCCTGTGTGTGATTGTGCGTCTCAAATACTGTCTTAGCCTCGTCCCGAGGCGATTGACGCACACAGGGAGCGTGAAGAAAATACAGGGGTGACGGGAGGGGGCGCTACAGGCTAGATCATTCATAAAAATCCTTGtttagtattaataataataataataaaaatcaaaagtgtttaaatatgaatattataaGTCTGCTTTGTCATGGTTAGGAAATCAAATATAGTCTCTGTGGGGAGTAAGGGAGGAGGAGGTGGGGCTTATCAAGAGGCGGGACGGGGGGGGATTGGGGGTCCACTACAACTCCATGTCCTGGGCCTCGTCCTCGGAGAAGTCGGACATGGAGCTTTCGGACGAGGAATCGCCGGCACCCTCCTCCTGCTCCTTGAGCGCCTCCTCTGTTGCATATTTCTGGATGTACTCTGCAGGGACACAATATGTTTCATGGAGGGCAGCAACAACGGCCAACCCTTTGGTCCACCTGGATCATACCTTTGATTTTCTGCTTGTACTCCTCTGGCCTGTGCAGGTACATGGCGGCGGCGTCGCCGTTCAGAGGGTCGATGGGGTTGGGGTAGGCCAGCAGCTGCGGCAGGAACGACTCAAAGATATTGGTCaggtctagaaaaaaaaaataataataataactcacACCACAAAGTAGGCTTCGCTACACACCTTCCACAcacatctacagtggggcaaaaaagtattgagtcagccaccggatgtgcaagttctctcacttaaaatgatgacagaggtctgtaattttcatcataggtacacttcaactgtgagagacggaatgtgaaaaaaaaaatccaggaattcaccatgtaggaattttaaagaatttatttgcaaattatggtggaaaataagtattgggtcaaccatttaaagctctcactgatggaaagaggttttggctcaaaatctcacgatacatggccccattcattctttcgttaacacggatcagtcgtcctgtccccttagcagaaaagcagccccaaagcatgatgtttccacccccatgcttcacagtaggtgtggtgttcttgggatgcaactcagtattcttcttcctccaaacacgagttgagtttataccaaaatggatacatggatgatacagcagaggattgggagaatgtcatgtggtcagatgaaaccaaaatagaactttttggtataaactcaactcgtcgtgtttggaggaagaagaatactgagttccattccaagaacaccacacctactgtgaagcatgggggtggaaacatcatgctttggggctgtttttctgctaaggggacaggacgattaatccgtgttaaggaaagaatgaatggggccaggtattgtgagattttgagccaaaacctccttccatcagtgagagctttgaatggttgaccaaatacttattttccaccgtaatttacaaataagttcttcaaaattcctacaatgtgaattcctggatgttttttgccacattctgtctctcacagttgaagtgtacctatgatgaaaattacagacctctgtcatcattttaagtgggagaacttgcacaatcggtggctgactaaatacttttttgcccaactatATCATTCAATCAGCTACAGATGTGGGAGCTGTAACAACTGGGAGCATTGGTGTCGTTAGGGAAAATCCTCCTTTCTTATggacatagtgaagtgaattatatgtatatagcgcttttctctagtgacaaagcgctttacatagtgaaacccaatatctaagttacatttaaaccagtgtgggtggcactgggagcaggtgagtaaaatGTCTcgccaaagacacaacggcagtgactgggatggcgtaagcgggcatcgaacctggaaccctcaagatgctggcacggccactctaccagctgagctataccgccccacaagacCACCTCTGACCtacccagtggttagagtgtacgccctgagatcagtaggttgtgagttcaaatcccggccgaattttaccaaacactataaaaattggagccattacctccctgcttggcactcagcatcaagggttggcaccgctgctgcccactgcaccactgacctcccagggggtaatcaaggggatgggtcaaaagcaaaGAACACATTTCACCCCACCttgggtgtgtgtgacaatcattggtactttaactttgacccgCACGTCTGTGCCCTCCTGTCCATCTCTTAATGTGACATACTTGTATGTAATGTATGACAACTATTACGTTGGACAAGTGCTCCATATGTCGACGCCCAGCGCTTCAGAAGACAGCTTTCGGGAAGGATGTAGGTTTCGCTACAtgtcttaaaataaagccatcgTTTTAGCCTGCTCCAGACTTGTGATATAGGACGTCTATTAGGTTTACACAAGTACagattattgattttttttttttttaaagtggatgAATGAGCAAAAGTGCTCTTTAGagacacacacttggtgtggacAAACAGTTCATTAGCATTTTCACTGGTCTAAAATTCCAGCATCCAGGCTAGATTGTGAACAGCATACTTTCAATACACATTTTTTGGACACACTTTTTAACAttgttgataaaaataataagggACCTTAAAAAAAAGTCTGGAAATAAAAGGGGTGTCTCTCTTGGAGCGGACTACACCCAATCAACCCCAACAAAGGCCTCTGACCTTTTTAAGCGAGGGCATTGCCTCATTAGCAATCACCTCTGCCCTCTGTAAGAAGATTACCcacgcgcacaaacacacacacacgtatgtatactcACCATAAAGAGCTGTCCACGTCTGGTTGATGACATCTAAACAAACAGTTCCTGACCTGGAGCACAGTAGCAAAGTGTTAATACATGTGCTTATTGCTGTAGTTTGCCAAGATGAGAAGAATCAACATTAATGTCTTTCTTCCTTATTTTGACAGGGGAGTCGTAATGAAGACATCCTCACAGATGCCTCTAGTCTAGGCTCTAAATAATGGGCGGGAAACAACAAAGTGCTTGATCGACTTTTGTCAATTGGGTAAAAAACGTGCGTATTTGTGTCCAAGTGCATTATTTTACATGTCAGAAGTACCGTCACACTTTCAATAATGGTTCACTAGATCCTAATGATATCATTTTTGTCATTGTATTGAGAGCTACAACTCCTATGTCAGGTGGCCCACATGATGACTAAATAACTGTTTACGGTTTGCTGTAACGCTTACAGCTTCTTAAACTTCACTTAGCACTTATTTTGCATGTTGCTTAGCGATAAGCATGCCTTCTTATCGGATCCTGCTTAACATGTTTATTATATTCTATGAATAATTTAAGGGAgcgctccacactgtgtataacATACAAAGTTAACTGCTAGCTGCCTGTGTAAGCtgagggacaaaaaaaaaaatatcaacaagAGATTGGCGTTTGTGATAGGCATTGCAATACATTAACAGATATTTGTGGATCATGTATTTTTTCTTGGAATTCATACGATACGACAGGACCCCAAATTACCTTTTTAGCACAGTAAATTTTGGATTGATTGTTTGGGAACATATTTTGCTTcatttattattgaaatatttaccaccttatgttatatatttttatattagcttttttagttcattttattgtcttttaatacactaaaatgttttattttactctttcaatgtccgTCTATTTATATTTCTGTTTGATTTTCTCTTCTGTTGTTACCCAATAGCATTATTTTTGTGTTACTGAGATTCAAATATAGTCCGTATTTGTGAAaccatctcaatcaatcaatcgatcaaagttAACTTATATCGCCCTGAAGCCCAaacatctcaaagggctgctctctttattttgttcatttcttccatTATCATTTATATTAGCATGTGTGTGTTTTCCCCCGAACAAAATGCAGTCACGttgtctgcaaataatactaacttttggtcttttgtaactttacaaatgtttatataaaaattttacaattttgttcaCAAGATATATTTAGCTCTGTAGACGTTTGTTCTTTTAGCTTCATGTATTGCTTCCTATGGTTAAGTAGCTTTTTACCTAattcaagaccaaccctctgatgccataccacTCTATTTTGTTGATTAAgatatgattaattgtgtcaaatactTAAGTTAGATGATGAAATGTTAGCTCTGTATACGTAATGATTTTTAGTGAGTGTTCCGCTTTTAATAATGAATGTGTCCAATCTGCTGTTgaataatttttgaaaaatttcTGAAAACTGTGGAAGTAAAAATACAGGTCTGTAATTTGCAAACATTTGTCTGCATTCTTATAAATACAACTTTTgttatttacattttgttttggGATGTGCCTGTTTGAAAAGAGATTGCAGATATTCATTAAAGATTCTGAAATGTGTTCAATAACTGTTTTTTATCGcttttgtatatattttgtttCATTCAGTTGAGGTTTTGCCTTTTCATTTCTTGACAATTTTGATTATTTCCTTTTTGTCACATTTTTGAAGAACATCGAGTTTTCTATCTGCAATGTCATTCAAATCCTCCACTGACCCGGTTTTCTGGAATTATTTGCTCTAAATTGGTTCCAATATTGACAAAAATAGTTTACAAAATTTCTTCAAAGTCGCACATACGTTGGTAAACTTTTTGTGTTAGGTGCTACAACTAATTTTAAACTATTAAAATggttattttattctatttaaaaGTAACACGCATGAAGTGGATAGCAAAAGCAAAGCTAATACAACCCCTGGAAAAAATGATGGATTTAGCAGACTTGGAATATAATATGTTCATTCAGTTTCTTTCATTTTGTGGAAAAAAGCAGCTAGAAGACATGGCACaaaattattagtcatttttaatgCCCACTAACAGGTTTCAAGAaactaatcaaaaaaacaaattgCGATAGTCAacaagtttatttttttaatcagaaaATGGTGTAATCATTCAATTTTAAGGAAAAGATTATGGATTCATGAAAACCAAACATTACAACACACCGCTATCACTAGTACTGTGTTGCACCATATCTGGACTTTTTAACAGCCAAGAGTGACAAAAAGTACTCTTCATCAATATTGCTCCAACTTTCTGTGATTGCTGTTGTCTGATCAGCTGTTCAAGTTGGAGTCTTATCATTGACCACTTTTCAACTTCCACCACAGATTTTCATTTGATTGCAGACCACGACATTGTCCTTCTGTATCTTTCATAAAATAGAGTTTTTGCTGTATGCAAGATGCATTTTCATCCTGAAAAATCATCATCCCCAAACATCAATTGACGGAATAGGAAGTGTCCAAAAAGCCAATGtaaatgtgtgcatttattgGAGATATGACAGCCATCTCCCCCAGAGCCATTCCCTGATATGCAACCCCATATCATCAATGTGtaaatgtgcatgttttcttttggcaGTCGTCTTTATAAATCTCACTGGAACgccacctaacaaatgttccagGATCATTACCTTACCCGACGCTAATTGGCAATTCATCACTGAAAGTAGttttcatccagtcatccataTCACATGATTGCTTCTCTTTAGCTCATTGGAATAAAGTGATTTTCTGTTTAGGTGTTAATGACAGCTTTCGTTAAGCTTTTCTGTATTTAAATCCCATTTCCTTTGgccattttttttacaatttggtCACAGACAGTGCTTCAAGTTTCCACCTGTTTGTTCTTCATTTGTTTAGCTGtgcattttttgttttgaagACATATTGCTTGAAGTTTTCAGTCTTGATGATTTAATGTTTTCCTTGGACTCCTACTGATGGCCTTTTACAAGCTTTTACACACAGTTGACTGTAAGCAAACAACATTCTCAGGTCATTCAaacgattgcaactggactgtttggtctttcttaaaaaacgTTTTGCCTTTCATCCAAGTAGGTTTCATTAGTTCATACGCCGAaccgtcttctaagacaaaccaaactgtccaaatgccctgagaatacaatgacctggatgaatgagaacattcatagataaCAACTAACATCTTTTGCAACATTGCATGATGATTGACCTTCTTAAATAAGTTTGATAACCTTTTGTTTCAACTGATATTGTTCATGTTGAaaccatgattcatgtcaatccacctggtgCAAAAGCTCTCCAAGGTGTGAGGACTTTTTTAAATGCAGACTAATGAACACATTTAATCTGACGCAGCTGTTAGCTTTGGCAATGAACGATTACAGAGTGATTGCATCATTTCTTTTACCTCAGAATTAAGTGATTGTGTAATTTCCCTCTGCTTCATCTAAAAAATTAATTGTTCCTGACTACCaccatttattttctttatttcttttagcATTTCTTGAAGACAGTGCGTTTTAAATTTGAAATGACAATAGCcttgtgtcatgtctgtgatcTGCTTTTCTCTACAAAATgaaacaactgaatgaacatcccCCAAGTTTGctgattgcatttttttttctcagggAAATTGCAAATTGCAATTTCAGTAGGTTAGAAattttgctgcatgctttgaatggggGAAAAAGACAAACACCATcttgtggaaaaataaaaaaaacttggaaGAGCAAAACAGCAAATTGAATTGTTTACATGAATGCTAGTTAATAGCATGATAGAAGTGggctcaaaatgacattttcacTTGGACATTTTTAAAGAAACCATTCTGGATAATGATGAACTGAATGGTAGAAAATGTCCCCCAACAGTGTAAACTTACGCTTCATCAATGTTGGGATGGAAAATCTTgttcatgaatcctgaaaaaGCAGAGAGCagcattaaaatatatttttacatgctGTGtgtttgagagagagagagagacagagagagagagaaaaagtgTACCTATTGACGGTGATTTGAAAGGATATTTATCAGGGAGATCCACTCGCACCTTCCACACGCCACCCTCGTACGGCGCTGAATGGAAGACACAAATTGTAAGAGGACATCACAGTACTTCCTGTATGGGCTTTGCTTGCACACTAAATAGTAGTCACTTTTTTTGTGGTTTGAAGGGTGGCAAATGATTTCCTGTTTTTTCTCAAGCAAACTCAAGTATTAAAGCCAGGTGTACTTTCTTTATACTGTACACAATAAATAGTTAAATTTGAACTCAAATTAAGCTCCAATTAAGCTTTGAGTGTGTTGATTCATGTTACAGGGCTTTTTCTAACAAACTATGTAAAAATTATGCACTTTATGAGGCCATTTTACTGAATTAGTGCCATTTGTGTCTTTAGGAAATACAATGTAATATACAATTAACtgttaaacatgtttgtattcAACAATTAGTATAATTGCACAGTTATATGAATTTGAACATTGGAAAAATAGGATTTGTGGCGTTGCTCTGCTTCCTAAAATTAAACGGTCATCATTTAAATCATTCAGAAATGTTATATTTTGTCCATGTTTGTGTTATTCCTTACACCAAATATACTttaattttctttaaaaacaaaaacaatttattttacaaaTTCACACTTAAGCATTTTTACTCTGAACAACTTCGAATCTCTGGAGGCCACGGCAGGGCTAAAAATATTTTCATTAATGAATTTGTAGGTTTATTCAATATCTGAAAGGTTTGgtacttagtttttttttatgttatgtttcaaaatacatgtttttggttgAATATTTGTAATATGCATAGTTTCAACATGCTATTAGCATGACATGTGGTTATAGTTTATGTAGTAGCCAGATCTCACTCCGGTTCCTCAAAAGGGTCATCTTCGCCATAGCGAGATTGTACAGAGAAAATGTTGCCTGAGATGGGCCAATTTCCATTTTGAGTAGTTTAACATGTGTATTATCATATTTACAGTTACAATTTTATGATTTTTGAGTATTTTTTGGTTCATAGATAATGTCAACTTCTACTTACTTCCCTGTGGTCCAAAAAACTTCACTACAAATTCGTTGAGTCCGCTGAGAATGGTGACTTCATGTTTGCTCTCAATGCTGAACATGTGgtcaagaacaacacaaaaacacaacttGCACAGATTACAATTTCTTATTTTGTGTGTATGATCAAGAGTGGTGGTgctttggattttttttccattttaggtGATGTGTGCTGACTGAGCTGCACACAGTAGCAGCTGGCTTGTCAGTCCTCGTCCAGCGTGTATCTCAGTTATAGGCGctgaacacccccccccccaaaaacccCATCAGTCCTCGTCCAGCGTGTATCTCAGTTATAGGCGCTGAACACCCCCCCCAAACCCCATCCCGAAGGGTTAAAGCAAACTGAGCAGGGGGGTTATTTTAAGCTCTGGCAAAAGCAAAGAGAGGTGTCCCTGTCTGGACTTTCTAAGGACTGATTGCAGGAGGTAGTTTACAAGGAGCAAACAGTTATTATGCTTCGCTAATAGCATCTTCCCAGTAAGATTGTGCAGTTTGATGTGTACTTCTAAACGTGTTTCTTGCTTGTTCAGGTACATAGCAAACCTGGTCAAAAGAGACTGACATTGCAGTGAAACCAGACTTGCATACTCTGTACACACCCTTCATTTACCTTGGATTAGTATAGATAAGTCATAATCTGTAGCGAGCAGCGAGTGTCATTATCtttttatgcacacacacacacacacacacacacacacacacacacacacacacacacacacacacacacacacacacacacacacacacacacacacacacacacacacacacacacacacacacacacacacacacacacacacaaacacaaacacaaacacaaacacacacacacacacacacacacacacacacacacggtcgaATACGCTACACAGAATCAATATAGGTCGAGTAAATGTCTCAATACAACTTTTCCACTTCCGGTTTGATGCCGATTCTCGAGCATtgaccgataccgatattgatccGATACAATATCGGCAGGAACTATGCATACTTTTagcattttgtagtgtggaatgttagaaaaggtttaatCAAGTGAAATgaatcaaacagagaacaatgataGGTATGACCTCATGACACAGTAAGTGATGCAGAcaagtttgttactggatactttccaatacacttctgccatagagtttttgtatgtgtaagtaatattcaaatataaatatttgAATGTTTTTCATATTGACAAATgggctgttttagactgcaatattgtacaATGAAGGACACCTATTACGTACGTCTATGCTACTGTGTGCTTAGCAGTTGTGTACAGTAGCTGCCAGCTCTTAGTAACCTATAACCTACCATGTTTACATTTTACATAAAATACACAATACTTATTTTTTTACTGGTATTATCGTACTAATAACAACAGCGGATTGGGAACTCTCCTTATGATATATATGGTACGGTCTAGATATGCAATGATATTACAGTTTCATATCAcggttactgtgaccaaaatgataaCGGTTATTATAATTAATAACCGTTGCACTCTAGTGACAATGTTACAATGTTCAAAAAGTATTTATACTACAGATCGACCGATTATCAGCGccaatatttgttttttataatttatttattaaatcaacataaaaaaacacacaaaatacactttcaattagtgcatcaaccccaaaaaaaccctccttcccccattcacactcatccccATCCGCTCACACAAAAGGGGTTGTTtatttctgctaccaaaattctggttcccacaacatagacAATACAGTCTGCAAGAGACACAGTCCcagaagcacacatgattgtgtgtgccgctggtccactaacattttcattaattactatttttttgtaattgtttttatattgttttactttcttttttatccaagaaaatgttttttatttaccttatcttatttttttacaaacatcTGCGATGAcgcggcgacttgtccaaggtgtacacaggcaccagcggcccccgcgacccacaggggaataagcggtagaaatggatggatttttttacatatataaagaaggaccttatcttcaccagaccaggttatTAATGTAAATAGATTTGTTTCAggggtttttaaaaccaggtccagtccagataatgtccaagtcgggctcagcaacacacaccttcatccatgtacaacgaaaaattagggaaacaacagattgcatataatttataaacaaaattacattttcataataagcatttgtgtatagtccatattatgtccaggTCTGACTCAGTAACACAAACCTTCATTTTTGTACACTAAAAATAgagaacacaacaacagatagcatatatgctGCTgctgttgcatatctataaacataattacatttttaaaataagccTTTGAGAAACTTCCCATTTGTTTTATGtcttttggcatcattatcgttttAAATCATATATCTTTCTAAAgtgaaaaaatactgaataaatgttttaaagaaagtaatactaagtgaatatctgtttttggccttaaaaataaacattttaccgagtactataattaaattaattaaatcatgactgtcaaggaactctcctaaaataacagaaactacatcaagcttcataaacaaaccattttttcaacttccacccaaaaggaagacacaacatgacaataccaaaacaaaagcagggtggattcagattcctgacaacAAAATCGGCAATTATCTGACTCTGTCATATTCCgttgttttaacattttccctgtgggtaagaagttataaataattttaatttgaaaataacgattttgcacatggatagtagttttgtagattagtttgaatatggcatctcacggcaacgggcagtcaaaaaagtcctccCATATTTGCCGTGTATCCGTATCAGCCTTTCTATGGGTATCAGTCTTTCTACAACAGAACTACATCAGCAgacacaatatatacacatatatgtaccaGTATTCAGTATATTGAAAAATaagacattttgaaaaaaatgtataaataatatgGTACATAGTTATAAACTCCAAACCATTTGCCCTTCTTGTGAAGAGTTATCTTTTTTTCACACCAGCACTTACGCTTTAAAAAgatgtttcttatgcttcactgagtGTTTTAGCCTTAGTCTTTGATGTTTTGTAATGGCTAAGCTttcattgttttaaatattggtttctACTGTAGCACTATAAGAttgatttaaatgaaaagtgcctAACGAATAAATCTCTTATGTATTATTTCTAGCGAGCGTGCGGCGTACTACTCTGTTTAGCAGTCCTTAAA
This genomic interval carries:
- the ube2h gene encoding ubiquitin-conjugating enzyme E2 H isoform X1, encoding MSSPSPGKRRMDTDVVKLIESKHEVTILSGLNEFVVKFFGPQGTPYEGGVWKVRVDLPDKYPFKSPSIGFMNKIFHPNIDEASGTVCLDVINQTWTALYDLTNIFESFLPQLLAYPNPIDPLNGDAAAMYLHRPEEYKQKIKEYIQKYATEEALKEQEEGAGDSSSESSMSDFSEDEAQDMEL
- the ube2h gene encoding ubiquitin-conjugating enzyme E2 H isoform X2; the protein is MNKIFHPNIDEASGTVCLDVINQTWTALYDLTNIFESFLPQLLAYPNPIDPLNGDAAAMYLHRPEEYKQKIKEYIQKYATEEALKEQEEGAGDSSSESSMSDFSEDEAQDMEL